Proteins encoded by one window of Pelecanus crispus isolate bPelCri1 chromosome 8, bPelCri1.pri, whole genome shotgun sequence:
- the LOC142594176 gene encoding protocadherin gamma-A10-like — protein MCAAGRRRVRRERALLWCVLVAAWEAAWGQLRYSVPEEMPKGSFVGDVAKDLGLELPALRHGGVRILDRGRTQYFTLHGRTGHLVTAERIDREQLCRLVENCVLRCEVIVEGEMKVYGIEVEITDINDNAPSFKEIVLEEAISETTAPGSRFPLAEAHDPDVGSNSLQSYELSGDEHFSLAVQAGPSGDERPELVVAKALDREEAAFHELVLRASDGGEPARTGTARIRVAVLDANDNAPVFSQAEYAVRVPEDVPVGSALVTLTATDADDGLNGDVKYSLKKVSDMASEIFQLDSETGAITLLRSLDFEEGDSYELEVQARDGGGLSDTAKVSITVTDVNDNAPEVTVSSSVSAISEDAPAGTVVALLHVQDRDSGANGEVRCSIAERLPFRLEKSFEDYYRVVTARELDREEVAEYNVTVRAADGGSPALWSSAVLALRVLDVNDNAPVFAEARYSARLPENNAAGALVLTVRAADADWGQNARVRYRLSEGRVRGAPLSSYVSVQAETGALYALRSFDYEEVREVGLWVRAEDGGAPALSSNVSVRLVIVDENDNAPQVLYPPPAPAPGAGWAGVELAPRSAEPGALVAKVVAVDADAGQNAWLSYELAKATEPGLFRVGLHSGEVRTARFALARDAARQSLVVVVKDHGRPALSATATLTVVLAESVAELLSELGSAAAAAAAAAPGEPAGSLTRWLVVAVAAVSCLFLAFLLLLLALRLRRWRRSQLLAAGSGALRGVPASHFVGIDGVRAFLHSYSHEVSLTADSRKSQLRLSAGSCCDTLPARPPPDEPAPLLGEDPAGARRADPAAPPSKEITLRTVAMVFGVSSRVILLCFTFLPWFFSCSKTGPQFGWWSLKVETCSNDQAEGADSIHTLKVFSCQGLKLCLIVAANTCFSHIRQNFLCEEDEAEAKRESVVISQRTLLEKEAHDKVFTLTASCGRHIAKPPVIRDLPC, from the exons atgtgcgcggcggggaggcgccGGGTCCGGCGGGAGCGAGCCCTGCTGTGGTGCGTCCTGGTGGCGGCGTGGGAGGCGGCGTGGGGGCAGCTGCGGTACTCGGTTCCCGAGGAGATGCCGAAGGGCTCGTTCGTGGGCGACGTGGCCaaggacctggggctggagctgccggCGCTCCGCCACGGCGGCGTCCGCATCCTAGACAGAGGTAGGACGCAGTATTTCACCCTGCACGGCAGGACGGGACATTTAGTGACGGCGGAGAGGATAGACAGAGAGCAGCTGTGCCGGCTGGTGGAGAACTGCGTGCTGCGGTGTGAGGTGATAGTGGAGGGGGAAATGAAGGTTTATGGAATCGAAGTGGAAATCACGGACATTAACGACAACGCGCCCAGCTTCAAGGAAATCGTGCTGGAGGAGGCAATTAGCGAGACGACAGCGCCGGGGTCGCGGTTTCCCCTGGCCGAGGCTCACGACCCGGACGTGGGTTCGAATTCCCTGCAGAGCTACGAGCTGAGCGGCGACGAGCACTTCTCGCTGGCCGTGCAGGCGGGCCCCAGCGGGGATGAGCGTCCCGAGCTGGTGGTGGCGAAGGCGCTGGACCGGGAGGAGGCGGCGTTTCACGAGCTGGTGCTGAGGGCGAGCGACGGCGGAGAGCCGGCGCGCACGGGCACGGCGCGGATCCGCGTGGCGGTGCTGGACGCGAACGACAACGCGCCCGTGTTCAGCCAGGCGGAGTACGCGGTGCGTGTGCCGGAGGACGTGCCCGTGGGCTCCGCCCTCGTCACCCTCACGGCCACCGACGCCGACGACGGGCTGAACGGCGACGTGAAATACTCGCTGAAGAAAGTGTCGGACATGGCATCGGAAATTTTCCAGCTGGACAGCGAGACGGGAGCGATCACGCTGCTGCGGAGCTTGGACTTCGAGGAAGGCGACTCGTACGAACTGGAGGTGCAGGCACGGGACGGCGGGGGTCTTTCCGACACGGCGAAAGTCTCGATCACGGTGACAGACGTCAACGACAACGCGCCCGAAGTGACAGTGTCGTCGTCGGTGAGCGCGATCTCTGAGGACGCCCCGGCGGGGACGGTGGTGGCCCTGCTGCACGTGCAGGACCGCGACTCGGGGGCGAACGGCGAGGTGCGGTGCAGCATCGCCGAGCGCCTCCCGTTCCGGCTGGAGAAGTCCTTCGAGGACTACTACCGCGTGGTGACGGCGAGGGAGCTGGACCGGGAGGAGGTGGCGGAGTACAACGTGACGGTGCGGGCGGCGGACGGCGGGTCGCCGGCGCTGTGGAGCAGCGCGGTGCTGGCGCTGCGGGTGCTGGACGTGAACGACAACGCGCCGGTGTTCGCGGAGGCGCGCTACAGCGCCCGGCTGCCCGAGAACAACGCGGCGGGCGCGCTGGTGCTGACGGTGCGGGCGGCGGACGCGGACTGGGGGCAGAACGCGCGCGTGCGGTACCGGCTGTCGGAGGGGCGGGTGCGGGGCGCGCCGCTCTCGTCCTACGTGTCGGTGCAGGCGGAGACGGGCGCGCTGTACGCGCTGCGCTCCTTCGACTACGAGGAGGTGCGCgaggtggggctgtgggtgcgggCGGAGGACGGCGGCGCGCCGGCGCTGAGCAGCAACGTGTCGGTGCGGCTCGTGATCGTGGACGAGAACGACAACGCGCCGCAGGTGCTGTacccgccgccggcgccggcgCCGGGCGCGGGCTGGGCGGGCGTGGAGCTGGCGCCGCGCTCGGCGGAGCCCGGGGCGCTGGTGGCCAAGGTGGTGGCGGTGGACGCGGACGCGGGGCAGAACGCGTGGCTGTCGTACGAGCTGGCCAAGGCGACGGAGCCGGGGCTGTTCCGCGTGGGGCTGCACAGCGGCGAGGTGCGCACGGCGCGCTTCGCGCTGGCCCGCGACGCGGCGCGGCAGagcctggtggtggtggtgaaggacCACGGGCGGCCGGCGCTGTCGGCCACGGCCACGCTGACGGTGGTGCTGGCCGAGAGCGTGGCCGAGCTGCTGTCGGAGctgggcagcgcggcggcggcggcggcggcggcagcgccgggcgaGCCGGCCGGCAGCCTGACGCGGTGGCTGGTGGTGGCCGTGGCGGCCGTGTCCTGCCTCTTCCTcgccttcctgctgctgctgctggcgctgcgCCTGCGGCGCTGGCGCCGCTCGCAGCtgctggcggcgggcagcggcgcctTGCGCGGCGTCCCGGCCTCGCACTTCGTGGGCATCGACGGCGTCCGCGCCTTCCTGCACTCCTACTCGCACGAGGTGTCGCTCACCGCCGACTCGCGCAAGAGCCAGCTCCGCCTGTCGGCCGGCAGCTGCTGCGACAccctcccggcccggccgccgcccgaCGAGCCCGCGCCGCTGCTCGGGGAGGACCCTGCCGGCGCCCGCCGCGCGgaccccgccgctccgccg TCCAAAGAAATTACTCTGAGAACTGTGGCTATGGTCTTTGGTGTGAGCTCCCGTGTGATCCTCCTGT GCTTCACATTCCTTCCTTGGTTCTTCTCCTGTTCTAAAACTGGGCCTCAGTTTGGCTGGTGGTCCTTAAAAGTAGAGACCTGTTCAAATGATCAGGCTGAGGGAGCAGATTCCATCCATACCTTGAAGGTGTTCAGCTGCCAAG GTCTAAAGCTGTGCCTCATTGTGGCTG CAAATACTTGCTTCAGCCACATAAGACAGAATTTTCTGTGTGAGGAGGATGAAGCAGAAGCTAAAAGAGAATCTGTGGTAATTTCTCAGAGGACTTTGCTTGAGAAGGAGGCCCATGATAAGGTGTTCACACTTACGGCTTCAT gtgggcgTCACATTGCCAAGCCTCCggtcatcagggacctcccctgttaa